In Azospirillum humicireducens, the genomic stretch GTCCGAGAACGCGGATGTCCAGCATCCGCCCTTCGGCCTGCGCGGCCTCCAGGTCAGCACGGCTGAAATGGCGCAGGCCCAGATCGACGCTCTTGCGCGTCACCGTCTGGCGGACGATCTCGGCGTGACGGTCGACCTGATTGCGGATGGCCGTGCGGATGAAGTCGGTGCGGTTCGAATAGAACCCCTCATCGACCAGCAGGTCGATGTGGCCCAGGTCGACATAGCCGAGATTGATGGTGATCTTCTCGCTGTCGCCTGCCTTGGGCCGCAGGTCACGGGCTGCTTCATTCATGGCCGACCATCCGTTTACCATCTGAATGGATGGTATCTGGATGTCGCACCCTT encodes the following:
- a CDS encoding CopG family transcriptional regulator, which translates into the protein MNEAARDLRPKAGDSEKITINLGYVDLGHIDLLVDEGFYSNRTDFIRTAIRNQVDRHAEIVRQTVTRKSVDLGLRHFSRADLEAAQAEGRMLDIRVLGLATIAPDVSADLARATIASLTVLGALHAPSAVKAALADRIR